A genomic segment from Bradyrhizobium sp. CB1015 encodes:
- a CDS encoding NtaA/DmoA family FMN-dependent monooxygenase (This protein belongs to a clade of FMN-dependent monooxygenases, within a broader family of flavin-dependent oxidoreductases, the luciferase-like monooxygenase (LMM) family, some of whose members use coenzyme F420 rather than FMN.) → MSSVNSMLHLGLNLHGAGGHSAAWRWPGTNPSAFFDVEHYVRAAKVAERGLLDAVFLADTPAISFDITHQPPLNGLEPTLVLAVIARETQRIGLIATASTTYNEPYNLARRFQSLEVISGGRVAWNAVTTSSPATVANFGGREVGRVDRYRRAEDFVETVRALWLSWSGEVVIADQAAGVYADQSQFRLLDPDTNSFGIRGPLTHPASPQGHPVIVQAGGSDPGLWLGARSADVVFAAAGDLTTALREAERLRALSRQFGRPAAPLILPGLVTCIGGTEDEAARRKENLDGLLDLERALGALARSMGVAVEKLSLERPIPEEILPDADHVPFSVGHHRTIEALARQGRTVREIISSVQAFGHRLLVGAPEQIADSIEAWFRAGAVDGFNIIPDVLTDGTSAFVDNVVPILQKRGLFRKEYLGQTLREHFGISTPFEPARATASSPL, encoded by the coding sequence ATGTCTTCGGTTAACTCCATGCTTCATCTCGGCCTAAATCTTCATGGCGCTGGTGGCCATTCCGCCGCGTGGCGCTGGCCAGGTACAAATCCAAGCGCCTTTTTCGATGTCGAGCACTACGTCCGGGCTGCGAAGGTTGCGGAGCGTGGTCTGCTGGATGCTGTATTCCTCGCCGATACTCCCGCGATAAGTTTCGACATTACGCACCAGCCACCGCTGAATGGGCTCGAACCTACCCTCGTTCTTGCGGTGATTGCACGCGAAACGCAGCGGATTGGCCTGATCGCGACAGCGTCGACGACCTACAATGAACCATACAATCTCGCTCGGCGTTTCCAATCGCTCGAGGTCATCAGCGGTGGCCGCGTTGCCTGGAACGCAGTCACGACGTCGAGCCCGGCGACGGTAGCAAACTTTGGCGGTCGAGAAGTCGGGCGAGTGGATCGCTACAGACGGGCCGAGGACTTCGTTGAAACGGTCCGCGCTCTCTGGCTGAGCTGGAGCGGCGAGGTGGTCATCGCCGATCAGGCTGCGGGAGTTTACGCAGATCAGAGTCAATTCCGCCTCCTGGATCCCGATACCAATAGTTTCGGCATCCGAGGCCCACTGACGCATCCCGCTTCGCCCCAAGGTCACCCAGTCATCGTTCAGGCGGGCGGTTCGGATCCCGGACTATGGCTTGGTGCCCGCAGTGCAGATGTCGTGTTTGCGGCCGCCGGGGACTTGACGACGGCTCTGAGGGAGGCAGAGCGCCTGCGTGCGCTCTCTCGGCAATTCGGCCGCCCTGCGGCTCCGCTCATCCTGCCGGGCCTTGTCACCTGTATCGGGGGCACCGAGGACGAGGCGGCTCGTCGCAAAGAAAACCTTGATGGACTGCTCGATCTGGAGCGCGCCCTCGGCGCCCTTGCAAGAAGCATGGGTGTGGCGGTCGAGAAGCTCAGCCTCGAGAGGCCAATCCCGGAGGAGATTCTGCCTGATGCAGATCATGTTCCGTTTTCTGTCGGTCACCATCGCACGATTGAAGCTCTGGCGCGTCAAGGTCGGACGGTTCGCGAGATCATCAGCAGCGTTCAAGCTTTTGGCCACCGCTTGCTTGTGGGTGCACCCGAGCAGATCGCGGATTCGATTGAGGCATGGTTCCGCGCCGGCGCGGTCGATGGTTTCAACATCATTCCGGATGTTCTCACCGATGGCACTTCAGCGTTTGTCGACAATGTAGTTCCCATCCTGCAGAAGCGCGGGCTGTTTCGCAAAGAATATCTGGGACAGACACTGCGAGAGCATTTCGGCATTTCTACTCCGTTCGAGCCGGCACGAGCCACAGCTAGCTCACCGCTCTGA
- a CDS encoding ABC transporter substrate-binding protein: MHLANARSARRFTGKSNRQARTLAATLVMLLGLSQLAPSVHAQEGLAGSVKRGGVIRYGHFQEPACLFGGWVQQWYLQRQYSDNLVARDEDGKILPWLAESWTISDDKKVYTFEIKPNVKFTDGSALDAQAIADNINGWLSNDPDLRNPTAAPYLGESFESARAIAPLRLEVKLKVPFQPLLNVFAQSSQGILSPSALKRGLAVNCENPVGSGPFIVDKWHHGREVTFRRNPEYNSAPATARHQGPAYVDGISWKFLPDQTVRYGSLIAGETDAIYDIPAVAWKDANFRFPVLRHLTGDTPLRLALYTARPPFDDVLVRRAFAYSTDRKAAVDTSFLGSLPFEGNGALSQSSPEYLPELGQSYGYDIRKANQLLDQAGWTERNPTGVRVKNGRPLIVRISYSYAFLKPDGEQALQVVQQQGRAAGFDVRLQPTNPADFFAAKNLGPDDYEVVLLYWVAPGAEIFRISWKPDQNGEPNRFNPSRYQDLMLWDIIRKAEQNFNGAERTALYQQAERKIVDEAPVIGLTVLDVTLATKPTLKDVWLDRGSVGEPVFYDAHFDDKK, from the coding sequence ATGCATTTAGCCAATGCGCGGTCAGCGAGGCGCTTCACTGGCAAGTCCAACCGTCAAGCAAGAACACTGGCGGCTACCCTTGTCATGCTCTTGGGCCTGTCCCAATTGGCGCCCAGCGTTCATGCGCAGGAAGGCTTGGCCGGCAGCGTCAAGCGAGGAGGCGTTATTCGTTACGGGCATTTTCAAGAGCCTGCCTGCCTGTTCGGAGGATGGGTGCAGCAATGGTATCTGCAACGCCAGTACAGCGATAATCTGGTTGCGCGCGACGAGGACGGCAAGATTTTGCCATGGCTGGCCGAGTCTTGGACCATCTCCGACGACAAAAAGGTGTACACATTCGAGATAAAGCCGAATGTAAAGTTCACTGACGGGAGCGCCCTCGATGCGCAGGCCATCGCTGACAATATCAACGGGTGGCTCAGCAATGACCCCGATCTTCGCAATCCGACTGCCGCTCCTTATCTCGGCGAGAGCTTCGAATCGGCGAGGGCAATTGCTCCTCTGAGATTGGAAGTAAAATTGAAGGTGCCGTTCCAGCCCTTGCTGAACGTGTTCGCCCAATCCTCACAAGGCATTCTCTCGCCATCGGCACTCAAACGTGGACTTGCGGTCAATTGCGAGAACCCCGTCGGTTCAGGTCCATTCATTGTCGACAAGTGGCACCATGGGCGAGAAGTCACCTTCCGCCGCAATCCCGAATACAATTCGGCGCCGGCCACCGCCAGACATCAGGGGCCGGCTTACGTTGACGGGATCAGTTGGAAGTTTCTGCCAGATCAGACTGTCCGATACGGCTCGCTGATCGCGGGGGAGACCGATGCCATATACGATATTCCGGCTGTCGCATGGAAGGACGCCAACTTCCGCTTTCCAGTATTACGGCACCTGACGGGGGACACCCCCCTGCGCCTCGCATTGTATACGGCCCGGCCCCCATTTGACGACGTGCTCGTCCGCAGGGCCTTTGCCTATTCTACTGACCGAAAGGCCGCGGTCGACACATCCTTCCTCGGCTCTTTACCGTTCGAGGGCAACGGTGCGCTAAGTCAGAGCTCGCCGGAATACCTGCCTGAACTCGGGCAGTCCTATGGGTACGATATTCGCAAGGCCAATCAGCTGCTTGATCAGGCGGGTTGGACTGAGCGCAATCCTACGGGCGTTCGTGTCAAGAACGGTCGTCCGCTCATCGTGCGCATTTCCTATTCGTACGCTTTTCTCAAGCCGGATGGCGAGCAAGCCTTGCAAGTTGTCCAGCAGCAGGGACGGGCGGCCGGTTTTGACGTACGTCTTCAACCCACCAATCCGGCTGACTTCTTCGCCGCGAAAAACCTCGGACCCGATGATTATGAGGTCGTTCTCCTCTATTGGGTTGCCCCCGGCGCTGAGATATTCCGGATCTCGTGGAAGCCCGATCAGAATGGCGAGCCCAATCGCTTCAATCCCTCGCGCTACCAGGATCTGATGCTTTGGGACATCATTCGAAAGGCGGAACAGAATTTCAATGGAGCTGAACGTACCGCCCTTTATCAGCAGGCGGAACGGAAGATCGTGGATGAGGCACCCGTTATTGGCCTTACTGTCCTGGACGTAACTTTGGCGACCAAGCCGACCCTGAAAGACGTCTGGCTGGACCGTGGGTCAGTTGGCGAACCTGTCTTCTATGATGCCCATTTTGACGACAAGAAATGA
- a CDS encoding ABC transporter permease yields the protein MKIATHHAIVWFTRRILAGVVVVWAAATFAFLIQCVMPGDRAQIIINVTSGNVGPASAAELAAINAKYGFDQPLVVQYGKYMLGILHGDLGESYQQHRPVAGIIADQIGPTIILAVAALLIAWIIAILTTLFIAGRDNIWSKLLNDTQVFLATVPPYWLATILLVVFAVKLRILPVIGGNSPVGLILPTLALALELSGFFGQVVQNEFTRVLEQPFVTSARARGMSDFGVRLRHVLRHAALPGITLSGWALGKLLSGAILIEVVFARQGLGGVLVAATSSRDVPIVSGAVLISAGVFALANLIVDLTYRLVDPRFKLT from the coding sequence ATGAAGATAGCAACCCATCATGCCATTGTTTGGTTCACGCGCCGGATATTGGCCGGCGTGGTGGTGGTGTGGGCTGCCGCAACGTTTGCGTTCTTAATTCAGTGTGTGATGCCTGGCGATCGCGCCCAGATCATCATTAATGTGACAAGTGGCAACGTCGGGCCGGCGTCCGCGGCAGAACTCGCGGCGATCAATGCGAAATACGGCTTTGATCAACCACTCGTGGTTCAATACGGAAAATACATGCTGGGAATCCTGCATGGAGATCTTGGTGAATCCTACCAGCAGCATCGGCCTGTCGCAGGGATCATCGCGGATCAGATTGGGCCTACGATTATTCTGGCGGTCGCCGCGCTGCTGATTGCATGGATTATCGCCATCCTGACAACCTTGTTCATCGCCGGCAGAGACAACATATGGTCGAAGCTGCTCAATGACACGCAAGTCTTTTTGGCAACAGTGCCGCCTTACTGGCTGGCCACAATTTTGCTGGTTGTTTTTGCGGTAAAGCTGCGCATTCTTCCGGTCATCGGTGGAAATTCCCCGGTCGGGCTCATTCTCCCGACACTTGCGTTGGCTCTTGAACTGTCGGGCTTTTTTGGACAAGTCGTTCAGAACGAGTTCACGCGCGTGCTCGAGCAGCCCTTCGTCACGTCCGCGCGGGCCCGAGGTATGAGTGATTTTGGCGTCAGGCTTCGCCATGTCCTCCGCCACGCCGCATTGCCCGGGATTACTTTGTCAGGCTGGGCGCTCGGCAAACTTCTTTCGGGCGCGATTTTGATCGAGGTGGTTTTCGCCCGTCAAGGCCTAGGTGGAGTCCTCGTCGCTGCAACGTCCTCGAGAGACGTTCCGATTGTCTCGGGAGCTGTTTTGATCTCTGCGGGCGTATTCGCTCTTGCCAATTTGATCGTCGATCTGACTTACCGGCTGGTCGATCCGAGGTTCAAGTTGACATGA
- a CDS encoding pentapeptide repeat-containing protein has product MSMFAEVSISRSLKEVLAITRHVPFRVTVSLIIIGLFAFAAMAPKVLQTHDPLAIDLRSSLQSPSIIHWLGTDQLGRDLYSRIVEGTGQSLAIGLGATALSMFIAIVIGVAAALSGGVVDSILSRIVDVLFAIPTLLLALVFVTVFGPSLLTEVIAVGIGTAPGYARMIRGQMLAIKGTGYVEAAKVLGHPFPRPGLERASFLGAKLDFAYMHAMAAQVCNFDDASLRNLIDATGSLFHGCSMKRTRFDNAMLSGLLLYQCDASNAVFDGAELQGSTINECFLPSASFRFAKLSQVAITKTHLADCSFFHSKGDCLSIVRPTSIDGLVLEGAHLPYLRLSKVSGRIRARALSAPFADLHLSNLASAELEQADLTEARLLSVGLSDANLVGAVLNSASIHSCQLDGADLSQASGESISITESTMRAAKLTGFRGRCAFVRDCDLEHADLSQAYLYRSMITGDPPQSMALGHANLEGSNLVQAYLAAGMTDSNLEATRAAYVRMNQSSLRDANLSGISPFQASFVKVDFLGAKITTVFCRPLSGTAGRSGGGSAERVIELSG; this is encoded by the coding sequence ATGAGCATGTTCGCCGAAGTCAGCATATCTCGTTCGCTCAAAGAAGTCCTGGCAATCACGCGCCATGTTCCCTTCCGGGTTACCGTCTCTCTTATAATAATTGGCCTCTTTGCCTTCGCGGCTATGGCCCCAAAGGTACTGCAGACGCACGATCCGCTCGCTATAGATTTGAGATCGTCATTGCAGTCTCCGTCGATCATTCATTGGTTGGGAACTGATCAATTGGGGCGAGATCTTTACTCTCGAATAGTCGAGGGGACGGGCCAATCCCTCGCCATCGGACTTGGCGCAACGGCGCTGAGCATGTTCATTGCGATCGTTATCGGCGTCGCCGCAGCGCTTTCTGGTGGCGTAGTCGATAGCATCCTCAGCCGGATTGTCGACGTGCTCTTTGCGATTCCCACGCTCTTGCTCGCCCTTGTGTTCGTGACCGTTTTTGGCCCGTCCCTATTGACTGAGGTCATAGCTGTCGGAATCGGCACAGCGCCAGGCTATGCGCGCATGATCAGGGGCCAGATGCTTGCCATCAAAGGGACAGGGTATGTGGAGGCCGCCAAGGTTCTGGGTCATCCATTTCCCCGTCCGGGGCTAGAGCGGGCAAGTTTCCTCGGGGCCAAGCTTGATTTTGCCTATATGCACGCCATGGCAGCGCAGGTCTGCAACTTCGATGACGCCAGTCTGCGCAATTTAATTGATGCAACCGGCAGCCTATTTCATGGTTGCAGTATGAAAAGAACACGCTTTGACAACGCGATGCTCAGCGGGCTTCTCCTTTATCAGTGCGACGCGAGTAATGCTGTATTCGATGGCGCGGAACTGCAAGGGTCAACTATCAATGAATGCTTCCTTCCTTCCGCTTCCTTCCGCTTTGCTAAGCTGAGCCAAGTCGCTATCACGAAGACGCATCTGGCGGATTGCTCGTTCTTCCACTCAAAGGGAGACTGCTTATCGATCGTGCGTCCCACCTCCATCGATGGTCTTGTCTTGGAAGGTGCTCATCTTCCGTATCTGAGACTCTCAAAGGTGAGCGGGCGGATTCGGGCGAGAGCCCTGAGCGCCCCATTCGCTGATCTTCACCTGTCAAATCTCGCGAGCGCTGAGCTGGAACAGGCAGACCTCACCGAGGCGCGGCTTCTGTCCGTAGGCCTGTCCGACGCGAACCTCGTCGGTGCTGTGCTCAACAGTGCATCTATTCATTCCTGTCAGCTGGACGGAGCGGACCTATCTCAGGCATCAGGTGAGAGCATTTCGATAACAGAGAGCACAATGCGAGCCGCCAAACTCACCGGTTTTCGCGGCCGCTGCGCCTTTGTGCGCGACTGCGATCTCGAACATGCGGACCTATCACAGGCTTACCTCTACAGGTCGATGATCACCGGTGATCCGCCGCAATCAATGGCATTGGGTCACGCAAATCTCGAAGGCTCCAATCTCGTTCAGGCATATCTCGCCGCGGGTATGACCGATAGCAACCTGGAGGCAACGCGGGCCGCATACGTTCGCATGAACCAATCGTCCCTGCGCGATGCGAACCTGAGTGGGATATCGCCATTCCAGGCCAGCTTCGTGAAGGTCGACTTTTTAGGCGCTAAGATAACCACCGTTTTTTGCCGACCGTTGTCGGGGACTGCAGGTCGCTCTGGAGGGGGATCAGCTGAACGAGTCATCGAACTATCTGGCTGA
- a CDS encoding pantoate--beta-alanine ligase produces the protein MHLAGLSAGKAFIREVARTGQTIGTVHTLGALHLGHAELIRRAALENDVAIVTVYPNKIQLRPGGSYNFNLDDDIGLALRSGATAVISSSDTEMFPPGYRTFVSQGDYHLRLDGPEACLKEALTGAVRWICYARPTRSYFGLKDIGQAILVKRAVADLLLDCEIRFVPTVRYKNGVPISSRLRRFSRSELDELSCLFTALNHLREEIVRGASSVKDLVASAASHIKFRRFKFDYLRIVGGDSFEDLEQVKLPFIIIGAATAHGLRVFDSIYVPDQDTLLNGAPDLWIDLPKHS, from the coding sequence ATGCATCTGGCAGGTCTTTCCGCAGGCAAGGCGTTCATCCGGGAGGTCGCAAGAACAGGTCAGACCATTGGCACAGTACACACTCTGGGCGCCCTGCATCTTGGGCATGCAGAACTGATCAGAAGAGCGGCCTTGGAGAATGACGTCGCGATTGTCACAGTGTACCCGAACAAGATCCAGCTTAGACCAGGTGGGAGCTACAATTTCAATTTGGACGATGATATTGGACTTGCCCTACGTTCGGGAGCGACTGCCGTGATTTCCTCGAGCGACACCGAAATGTTTCCGCCTGGCTATCGAACGTTCGTATCGCAAGGTGACTATCATTTGCGTTTAGATGGGCCTGAGGCGTGCTTGAAGGAAGCCCTGACCGGTGCGGTCCGCTGGATCTGCTATGCGCGGCCAACTCGCAGCTACTTCGGCCTGAAAGATATCGGTCAGGCGATCCTGGTGAAGCGCGCCGTTGCAGACCTCCTTCTCGATTGCGAGATAAGGTTTGTGCCGACCGTGAGATACAAGAATGGAGTGCCGATTTCGTCGCGCTTAAGGCGATTTAGCCGGTCTGAGCTTGATGAGCTGTCATGCCTCTTCACGGCACTCAACCATTTAAGGGAAGAGATCGTCCGAGGAGCGTCGAGCGTCAAGGACCTTGTAGCGTCGGCTGCATCTCACATAAAGTTCCGACGGTTTAAATTCGATTATCTTCGGATTGTCGGCGGTGACAGCTTCGAAGATCTAGAGCAGGTCAAGCTCCCTTTCATCATTATTGGCGCGGCAACGGCTCACGGCCTGAGGGTTTTCGATAGTATCTATGTTCCAGATCAGGATACCCTCCTAAATGGTGCTCCGGATCTCTGGATCGATCTGCCTAAGCACTCGTAG
- a CDS encoding cytochrome P450, translating into MSRRSEDHKADDIIPLSELDVSEGRRFQDDSIWGFFDRLRREDPIHYCKDSPHGPYWSVTKYRDIVAIDTNHKAFSSKQGVTIVDVPDKHWTQSFIKMGPPKHAEQRNTVSPIVGPESLTKLETLIRSRVRAILDGLPRNEAFNWVDMVSIELTTQMLATLFDFPFEDRRLLTYWSDVAVTTPKAGHAIDSWDKRSTILSECLDYFTGLWNERINAEPRLDLISLMAHSPATRHMKPSEFLGNLILLIVGGNDTTRNSITGGLLFMSQYPSELRKLADNPKLVSSAVSEIIRYQTPIAHMRRTAAVDSIVGGKQIRKGDKVVMWYISGNRDEEIIENANSFVIDRKNVRQHLSFGFGIHRCLGRHLAELQLRVLWEEILDARLEIEVVGEPERIASNFVHGYSALPVRIEA; encoded by the coding sequence ATGAGCAGGCGATCAGAAGATCATAAAGCAGATGACATTATCCCGCTGAGCGAGCTGGATGTAAGCGAAGGCAGGCGCTTTCAAGACGATAGCATATGGGGTTTCTTTGACCGGTTGCGAAGAGAAGATCCCATTCACTACTGCAAAGACAGCCCCCACGGTCCATATTGGTCCGTGACGAAGTATCGGGACATCGTAGCGATAGACACAAACCACAAAGCATTCTCATCAAAGCAAGGTGTCACTATTGTCGACGTGCCTGATAAACACTGGACCCAGAGTTTCATCAAGATGGGGCCTCCCAAGCACGCCGAGCAGCGCAATACCGTGAGCCCGATCGTCGGACCGGAAAGCCTGACGAAGCTCGAAACCTTGATCCGCTCTCGGGTCAGGGCGATTCTCGATGGCTTGCCGCGCAATGAAGCCTTCAATTGGGTAGACATGGTCTCGATAGAGTTGACGACGCAAATGCTCGCCACGCTCTTCGACTTTCCATTTGAGGATCGGCGACTACTGACCTATTGGTCAGACGTAGCTGTTACAACTCCGAAAGCAGGCCATGCGATCGACAGCTGGGACAAGCGAAGCACAATCTTATCAGAATGTCTGGACTATTTTACAGGGCTTTGGAACGAGCGCATTAATGCCGAGCCGCGCCTCGACCTGATTTCCTTGATGGCGCATTCGCCCGCCACACGCCATATGAAGCCGAGTGAGTTTCTCGGGAATCTGATTCTGCTGATCGTGGGGGGAAATGATACGACGCGCAACTCGATTACCGGCGGCCTCCTGTTCATGAGCCAGTACCCCTCCGAACTGCGAAAACTAGCCGACAATCCCAAGCTGGTCTCGAGCGCCGTGTCCGAGATTATCCGATACCAGACACCGATCGCGCATATGCGCCGCACTGCCGCGGTCGACAGCATCGTAGGCGGGAAACAGATCCGGAAAGGCGACAAGGTCGTCATGTGGTACATCTCCGGCAACAGAGACGAAGAGATCATTGAGAACGCCAACAGTTTCGTGATCGACCGGAAGAATGTGCGGCAGCACCTCTCGTTCGGATTCGGAATCCATCGCTGTCTTGGTCGACATCTTGCCGAACTGCAGTTGAGAGTCCTCTGGGAAGAGATCTTGGATGCGAGACTGGAGATCGAGGTCGTCGGCGAACCCGAGCGAATTGCATCTAACTTCGTGCACGGCTATTCGGCTCTCCCCGTGCGGATTGAAGCGTAG
- the ltrA gene encoding group II intron reverse transcriptase/maturase produces the protein MTKASIDLQDLRRRLYVKAKAEPSWRFWGLYVHVCKMETLRAAYEMAKENDGAPGIDGVTFEAIEARGVETLLEQLRDELIGRTYKPLPSRKREIPKDGGSKVRVLSIPAIRDRVVQGALKLILEPVFEADFQPGSFGYRPKRTAHEAIKRVAQAVAERKTRILDFDLRAYFDSIRHDRMLEKVALRIDDKEIMHLLRLMLKASGKKGVPQGGVISPLLSNLYLNEVDKMLERAREVTRRGKYTNIEYARFADDMVVLIDAHKRHDWLLGAVEKRLREEFAKLQVEVNDEKSRTVNLERGESFGFLGFDFRYLRSLRGVMRPYYMPKLKKRTALLRGLKEVFRSFRSQPISRVISLINPKLRGWVNYFRIGDSSKCFAYVRNWVEKKVRRHLAKARKQRGFGWKQWSNSWLYDTLKLFNGYRASAGEVKAAAAR, from the coding sequence ATGACAAAGGCGTCCATCGATTTGCAGGACCTGAGGCGGAGACTATACGTCAAGGCGAAGGCTGAACCGTCCTGGCGTTTCTGGGGTCTATACGTCCACGTGTGCAAGATGGAGACTCTGCGCGCAGCGTATGAGATGGCGAAAGAAAACGACGGCGCTCCGGGAATAGACGGAGTGACGTTCGAAGCCATCGAAGCGCGAGGCGTGGAGACGCTACTCGAGCAATTACGAGACGAACTGATCGGGCGCACCTATAAGCCACTTCCATCAAGGAAGCGGGAAATACCGAAGGACGGGGGCTCTAAGGTCCGCGTTCTCTCGATCCCGGCTATCCGCGACAGAGTGGTTCAGGGCGCGCTCAAGCTCATACTCGAACCTGTATTCGAGGCGGATTTCCAACCGGGATCGTTTGGATATCGGCCCAAGCGTACAGCTCATGAAGCGATCAAGCGAGTTGCTCAGGCAGTAGCCGAGCGGAAGACGCGGATTCTTGACTTTGATTTGCGCGCTTATTTCGACAGCATCCGACATGATCGGATGCTAGAGAAGGTGGCTCTGCGAATTGACGACAAGGAAATCATGCACCTTCTGCGGCTTATGCTGAAAGCTTCCGGCAAGAAGGGCGTTCCGCAAGGCGGTGTAATCTCCCCCTTGCTCAGTAATCTCTACCTCAACGAGGTAGACAAGATGCTGGAGCGAGCGCGTGAGGTGACACGCCGCGGCAAGTACACCAATATCGAATATGCACGATTTGCTGACGATATGGTGGTCTTGATCGATGCCCATAAGCGACATGACTGGCTGCTCGGTGCCGTGGAAAAGCGATTGCGTGAAGAGTTCGCCAAACTGCAGGTTGAAGTTAATGATGAGAAGAGTCGCACGGTCAATCTGGAACGAGGCGAGAGCTTCGGATTTCTGGGATTCGACTTCCGCTATCTCCGCAGTCTGCGCGGAGTGATGCGGCCGTACTACATGCCCAAGCTCAAAAAGCGGACGGCGTTACTGCGGGGGCTCAAGGAAGTGTTTCGCAGCTTTCGGTCGCAACCGATTAGTCGGGTGATAAGCTTGATCAATCCGAAGCTCCGAGGATGGGTAAACTACTTCCGAATAGGCGATTCCAGCAAATGCTTCGCCTACGTCAGGAACTGGGTAGAGAAGAAGGTCAGACGTCATCTGGCGAAGGCACGGAAACAAAGAGGCTTCGGCTGGAAGCAGTGGAGTAATTCGTGGCTGTACGACACCTTGAAGCTGTTCAACGGCTACAGGGCGAGTGCCGGCGAGGTGAAAGCTGCTGCAGCAAGATAG
- the tnpA gene encoding IS66-like element accessory protein TnpA: MRVEVLGGLERRRRWSQDDKARIVEETLAPGAKVTEVARRNGVAASLVFTWRRQARTSEQVAPSFTPVQIAAVAASAEETPKLLPTVDGRVRSAAAARTGLIEIDLGNRRCIRVDAHVDPEALARVLDVLGRR, encoded by the coding sequence ATGCGGGTCGAAGTTTTGGGCGGGCTCGAGCGGCGGCGGCGTTGGTCGCAGGACGACAAGGCACGGATTGTCGAGGAGACGCTGGCACCGGGCGCGAAGGTAACTGAGGTTGCGCGGCGCAACGGAGTAGCGGCCAGTCTGGTGTTTACCTGGCGTCGACAAGCACGGACATCGGAACAAGTTGCACCATCTTTTACGCCGGTGCAGATCGCCGCCGTAGCGGCCTCGGCTGAAGAAACTCCGAAGCTTTTGCCTACGGTTGATGGCCGAGTTCGCTCGGCGGCAGCCGCGCGTACTGGATTGATAGAGATCGATCTCGGCAACCGACGGTGCATCCGGGTGGATGCGCACGTCGATCCGGAGGCGTTGGCGCGGGTCCTCGATGTGCTTGGACGCCGATGA